From a region of the Actinomycetes bacterium genome:
- a CDS encoding phosphoribosyl-ATP diphosphatase, which produces MKTFEQLYGELQERVAYRPQNSGTVAALDAGVHAIGKKVVEEAAEAWMAAEHESPERAAEEIAQLLYHAQVLMIACGLTLDDVYARL; this is translated from the coding sequence CGAGCTCCAGGAGCGCGTCGCGTACCGGCCGCAGAACTCCGGGACCGTCGCCGCGCTGGACGCCGGCGTGCACGCCATCGGCAAGAAGGTGGTCGAGGAGGCCGCTGAGGCCTGGATGGCCGCCGAGCACGAGTCCCCCGAGCGCGCGGCCGAGGAGATCGCCCAGCTGCTCTACCACGCCCAGGTGCTCATGATCGCCTGCGGGCTCACCCTCGACGACGTCTACGCGAGGCTCTAG